Proteins encoded in a region of the Diospyros lotus cultivar Yz01 chromosome 9, ASM1463336v1, whole genome shotgun sequence genome:
- the LOC127809431 gene encoding protein ACCUMULATION AND REPLICATION OF CHLOROPLASTS 3, chloroplastic isoform X5: protein MFDYNKGYLEKMPPQELWKLLQSCSPLPKQLYLFVINLVDKLEEYTNLFLVVDTDILLEKDLVTLDEALKTANTAISMTINAISILISDSKTKLLYSMQNTMKELKVSEVIKVLESYKEAKIGFGAGHSIKTSAMQAIYKCPFLGVGLKDFEGVLICILASSTVIDNSEVNDFLHTFHQATECTGEIIISLVHESSMEPNLIMATVITVGHTRRKASQGGSILSRLAQHFPSILNLLWRHPHESLETSGSNMPGSSSFSEVMHSSEPGEMPNMTPTDTMAEGFGNYSTELETLLSSNDKEVYCMRGDDSISEEKEIELLESTIDTSGLYGLNTEGVPPLQREPLVRLNLGQEYQISESFNEHDSGHGASPVLDNPCIYKLPVGVKASEELKNSLSILKNIRHQEKIAGDDMKRPTPRMSLNALSDATSEVVSEFYGSASSVLKGTCTDMSKKQGVLSVRAASMLEAERDSQKKWNPLVEMKYRGGIYRGRCQGGLPEGKGQLSLKDGSIYDGMWRYGKRSGLGTFYFSNGDVFQGSWRDDVMHGKGWLYFHTGDRWFVNFWKGKANGEARFYSKLGEIFFGHFRDGWRHGHFLCIDVDGARCLEIWDEGVLVSQKQLDSDAISG, encoded by the exons ATGCCACCCCAAGAGTTGTGGAAGCTCCTTCAGTCTTGCAGTCCTCTTCCAAAGCAGTTATACTTGTTT GTCATCAATTTGGTAGATAAACTGGAGGAGTATACAAATCTTTTTCTTG TGGTTGATACGGACATACTTCTAGAAAAAGATCTGGTGACATTAGACGAGGCACTAAAGACTGCTAATACTGCTATATCGATGACCATAAATGCCATTTCCATTCTTATATCT GATAGCAAGACGAAGCTTCTCTATTCCATGCAGAATACTATGAAAGAACTCAAGGTTTCAGAAGTAATAAAG GTTCTGGAAAgctataaagaagcaaaaattgGATTTGGAGCTGGTCACAGTATTAAAACTTCAGCCATGCAAGCTATATATAAATGCCCTTTTCTTGGTGTGGGTTTAAAG gATTTTGAGGGCGTTCTTATCTGCATCCTGGCAAGTTCAACTGTTATTGACAACAGTGAAGTGAATGATTTTTTGCATACTTTTCACCAAGCTACTGAATGTACAGGAGAAATCATAATATCCCTAGTTCATGAATCCAGTATGGAGCCCAACTTAATAATGGCAACAGTCATTACTGTTGG TCACACTAGGCGTAAGGCTTCTCAAGGAGGTAGCATATTATCTAGATTGGCCCAGCATTTTCCTTCGATTCTCAATCTTTTGTGGAGGCACCCTCATGAATCTCTTGAGACTTCAGGAAGCAATATGCCTGGAAGTTCATCTTTTTCTGAGGTGATGCATTCTTCAGAGCCTGGGGAAATGCCAAATATGACTCCCACAGACACAATGGCTGAAGGTTTTGGCAATTACTCTACTGAACTAGAGACACTGTTGAGCAGCAATGATAAAGAAGTGTATTGCATGAG gGGTGATGATAGTATTTCTGAAGAAAAGGAGATTGAATTGTTGGAGAGCACAATTGACACTTCTGGCTTGTATGGCCTAAATACTGAAG GAGTACCACCTTTACAAAGAGAACCACTGGTTCGATTGAATTTGGGGCAAGAATATCAAATTTCAGAGTCCTTCAATGAGCACGATAGTGGTCATGGAGCCTCTCCAGTACTTGACAATCCATGCATCTACAAACTTCCAGTTGGTGTAAAAGCATCCGAGGAGTTGAAAAACAGTCTCAGTATCTTAAAGAACATTCGTCACCAAGAGAAAATAGCTGGAGATGATATGAAAAGACCAACTCCAAGGATGTCTTTGAATGCATTATCTGATGCTACCTCTGAAGTTGTTTCAGAATTTTATGGTAGTGCTTCTTCTGTATTAAAAGGAACCTGCACTGATATGTCTAAGAAGCAAGGAGTTCTTTCTGTTCGTGCAGCATCTATGCTG GAAGCTGAACGAGATTCACAAAAGAAGTGGAACCCTTTGGTGGAGATGAAATACAGAGGAGGGATATATAGAGGGCGTTGCCAGGGAGGTCTGCCTGAAGGAAAG GGCCAGCTGTCTCTTAAGGATGGGAGCATTTATGATGGCATGTGGCGCTATGGCAAGAGATCAGGTCTAGGCACATTTTATTTCAGTAATGGGGATGTTTTCCAGGGATCATGGAGAGATGATGTCATGCACGGCAAG GGCTGGCTTTACTTTCACACTGGTGATAGATGGTTTGTGAACTTTTGGAAAGGAAAGGCAAATGGTGAAGCACGTTTCTATTCAAAACTTGGTGAGATCTTTTTTGGCCATTTTAGAGATGGATGGCGACATGGTCACTTTCTTTGCATTGATGTTGATGGAGCAAG
- the LOC127809431 gene encoding protein ACCUMULATION AND REPLICATION OF CHLOROPLASTS 3, chloroplastic isoform X4, with amino-acid sequence MFDYNKGYLEKMPPQELWKLLQSCSPLPKQLYLFVITAAYGSDYIRLVDILKKVKSTHRLIVGIVLKPFSFEGRRRQDEVINLVDKLEEYTNLFLVVDTDILLEKDLVTLDEALKTANTAISMTINAISILISDSKTKLLYSMQNTMKELKVSEVIKVLESYKEAKIGFGAGHSIKTSAMQAIYKCPFLGVGLKDFEGVLICILASSTVIDNSEVNDFLHTFHQATECTGEIIISLVHESSMEPNLIMATVITVGHTRRKASQGGSILSRLAQHFPSILNLLWRHPHESLETSGSNMPGSSSFSEVMHSSEPGEMPNMTPTDTMAEGFGNYSTELETLLSSNDKEVYCMRGDDSISEEKEIELLESTIDTSGLYGLNTEGVPPLQREPLVRLNLGQEYQISESFNEHDSGHGASPVLDNPCIYKLPVGVKASEELKNSLSILKNIRHQEKIAGDDMKRPTPRMSLNALSDATSEVVSEFYGSASSVLKGTCTDMSKKQGVLSVRAASMLEAERDSQKKWNPLVEMKYRGGIYRGRCQGGLPEGKGQLSLKDGSIYDGMWRYGKRSGLGTFYFSNGDVFQGSWRDDVMHGKGWLYFHTGDRWFVNFWKGKANGEARFYSKLGEIFFGHFRDGWRHGHFLCIDVDGARCLEIWDEGVLVSQKQLDSDAISG; translated from the exons ATGCCACCCCAAGAGTTGTGGAAGCTCCTTCAGTCTTGCAGTCCTCTTCCAAAGCAGTTATACTTGTTT gTGATTACTGCAGCTTATGGTTCTGACTATATCAGACTGGTTGATATTCTTAAGAAAGTAAAATCTACTCATAGATTGATTGTTGGTATTGTTCTCAAGCCCTTCAGCTTTGAAGGACGAAGGCGCCAAGATGAG GTCATCAATTTGGTAGATAAACTGGAGGAGTATACAAATCTTTTTCTTG TGGTTGATACGGACATACTTCTAGAAAAAGATCTGGTGACATTAGACGAGGCACTAAAGACTGCTAATACTGCTATATCGATGACCATAAATGCCATTTCCATTCTTATATCT GATAGCAAGACGAAGCTTCTCTATTCCATGCAGAATACTATGAAAGAACTCAAGGTTTCAGAAGTAATAAAG GTTCTGGAAAgctataaagaagcaaaaattgGATTTGGAGCTGGTCACAGTATTAAAACTTCAGCCATGCAAGCTATATATAAATGCCCTTTTCTTGGTGTGGGTTTAAAG gATTTTGAGGGCGTTCTTATCTGCATCCTGGCAAGTTCAACTGTTATTGACAACAGTGAAGTGAATGATTTTTTGCATACTTTTCACCAAGCTACTGAATGTACAGGAGAAATCATAATATCCCTAGTTCATGAATCCAGTATGGAGCCCAACTTAATAATGGCAACAGTCATTACTGTTGG TCACACTAGGCGTAAGGCTTCTCAAGGAGGTAGCATATTATCTAGATTGGCCCAGCATTTTCCTTCGATTCTCAATCTTTTGTGGAGGCACCCTCATGAATCTCTTGAGACTTCAGGAAGCAATATGCCTGGAAGTTCATCTTTTTCTGAGGTGATGCATTCTTCAGAGCCTGGGGAAATGCCAAATATGACTCCCACAGACACAATGGCTGAAGGTTTTGGCAATTACTCTACTGAACTAGAGACACTGTTGAGCAGCAATGATAAAGAAGTGTATTGCATGAG gGGTGATGATAGTATTTCTGAAGAAAAGGAGATTGAATTGTTGGAGAGCACAATTGACACTTCTGGCTTGTATGGCCTAAATACTGAAG GAGTACCACCTTTACAAAGAGAACCACTGGTTCGATTGAATTTGGGGCAAGAATATCAAATTTCAGAGTCCTTCAATGAGCACGATAGTGGTCATGGAGCCTCTCCAGTACTTGACAATCCATGCATCTACAAACTTCCAGTTGGTGTAAAAGCATCCGAGGAGTTGAAAAACAGTCTCAGTATCTTAAAGAACATTCGTCACCAAGAGAAAATAGCTGGAGATGATATGAAAAGACCAACTCCAAGGATGTCTTTGAATGCATTATCTGATGCTACCTCTGAAGTTGTTTCAGAATTTTATGGTAGTGCTTCTTCTGTATTAAAAGGAACCTGCACTGATATGTCTAAGAAGCAAGGAGTTCTTTCTGTTCGTGCAGCATCTATGCTG GAAGCTGAACGAGATTCACAAAAGAAGTGGAACCCTTTGGTGGAGATGAAATACAGAGGAGGGATATATAGAGGGCGTTGCCAGGGAGGTCTGCCTGAAGGAAAG GGCCAGCTGTCTCTTAAGGATGGGAGCATTTATGATGGCATGTGGCGCTATGGCAAGAGATCAGGTCTAGGCACATTTTATTTCAGTAATGGGGATGTTTTCCAGGGATCATGGAGAGATGATGTCATGCACGGCAAG GGCTGGCTTTACTTTCACACTGGTGATAGATGGTTTGTGAACTTTTGGAAAGGAAAGGCAAATGGTGAAGCACGTTTCTATTCAAAACTTGGTGAGATCTTTTTTGGCCATTTTAGAGATGGATGGCGACATGGTCACTTTCTTTGCATTGATGTTGATGGAGCAAG